In a single window of the Spirochaetota bacterium genome:
- a CDS encoding 2-oxoacid:acceptor oxidoreductase family protein — translation MSKQTEKEILISGFGGQGIVLTGNIIGKAATLYDNKFATMTQSYGPEARGGSCSSQVVISEEEILFPYVENPQILICMSHEGFNKNRESLIKGGLLIWDSDLVTVSQPDESWKLYNIPATRFAEELGNKMMANIVILGFFSALSEVICADSLCKAVLISVPAKTKEMNSIAFDRGREYGMEILKSYTMQEKRRGIQ, via the coding sequence ATGAGTAAACAGACAGAAAAGGAGATACTAATATCAGGATTTGGAGGCCAGGGGATTGTCCTTACTGGCAACATTATTGGGAAAGCCGCGACCCTTTATGATAATAAATTTGCTACTATGACACAATCCTATGGACCTGAAGCCAGGGGTGGTTCATGTTCTTCCCAGGTTGTAATCAGTGAAGAGGAGATACTCTTCCCTTATGTTGAGAATCCGCAAATTCTTATATGCATGAGCCATGAGGGTTTTAATAAAAATAGGGAATCCCTAATCAAGGGTGGACTCCTAATCTGGGATTCTGATCTTGTTACAGTCTCTCAACCTGATGAAAGCTGGAAATTATATAATATACCGGCAACGCGCTTTGCTGAAGAGTTAGGAAACAAAATGATGGCAAACATTGTTATTCTCGGTTTTTTCTCAGCATTAAGTGAGGTCATCTGCGCTGATTCATTATGTAAGGCTGTTCTTATCTCAGTGCCAGCTAAAACGAAGGAGATGAACAGTATAGCTTTTGACAGAGGACGTGAATATGGGATGGAAATCCTGAAAAGCTATACTATGCAGGAGAAAAGACGAGGTATTCAGTGA
- a CDS encoding FAD-dependent oxidoreductase encodes MIPKEKYKERRNAVLLVGSGYGPLKVAEDLAQSGIPVVWVTREHHFLKLSEQRDDFIEFPGDLNYQFRPLYLRVTRHPLVTPLTQSKIVSITKDRNGFKSTVVLEPQYINYNLCIGCGKCMEVCPLNESENPPLMRTPSYCPSRALELDKRMLSSCRIECPLNINVQAYMAMIAAHRFDEALAIIRQDNPLPGICGRVCHHPCEVSCRRGELDDAVAIRALKRFLADYEARIDHPKLTMIDQPRRSERVAVIGSGPGGLTAAYHLNCAGFPVTVFEALSEPGGMLRYGINAFRLPRSILKAEIDAIIDTGVDIKINSRVESVEYLFDQGYSAVLLCIGAHCDLKMNIPGEDALGVLGAVKMLRTLNLGERVEIGRHTAVIGGGNSAIDAARTAIRLGSESVTIYYRRERSDMPADENEIIAAEEEGVHFEFLVLPVRMLMGNGRISALEVIRMQPGEPDKSGRRRPEPIKGSEHIVNVDTVITAIGQRSHLVDEGLAGKIQTDDRGRISVDARSCTSWEGVFAAGDAVTGPLTVIESMAGGRRAAYCIIEYLTKEPVDDTELTASSRGVGDYINISEKILTQRRPEPAQRQPKVRRNDFEEVEFGLTEEQAIVEAKRCLQCGLCCECRACETACGEISAIDHFVKPKKVRILSPGIIIADEDEMNHLSLDYSEGIYHIDEDIEKNDLLNLMIAGSSLAGQAMVRAANLRESAIQKIGYEHDVPRILDIGVFLCTCNGTMASPVVLNQIMDMLAKIPQVKHSELIVSCCHPKGAERIAKSFKKHRLTRGIVASCVCCPLEFQCISCNDQRTRARIHLFDTLKLERSQFEMINLKDNLNIGNLTIDEMMEFSRDMLRNAFIRTNYREKLHQGFTEISNNILILGGSEIGINCAINLDQQDFRVRLVHQCRLAKDVMLPEEITDRRLDMDFGRSIDHVKEAVIEEIKGHIGDFTVIYNQNGKQGRWQADMICLTDNHLLSLAIQEEMMGLKKIYRYNFSFFHTPQPGFYRIHSRTLERINAPGIGTALAAQVAKASVESFLKDHELSPRIDVELCRGCGRCKDICPFGAIKMVAGPDGIYHSEILRHNCVGCGGCVGRCPVTAMDMPYYSNKLLTEVFTRTLNWEQDNEKS; translated from the coding sequence GTGATCCCAAAAGAAAAATATAAGGAACGCAGGAATGCGGTTCTTCTTGTGGGTTCAGGTTATGGCCCCCTCAAGGTTGCAGAAGACCTTGCACAATCGGGAATCCCTGTGGTTTGGGTAACAAGGGAACATCATTTTCTCAAACTTTCTGAACAAAGGGATGATTTTATTGAATTCCCTGGAGATCTGAATTACCAGTTCAGGCCGCTATATCTGAGGGTAACTCGTCATCCCCTTGTAACACCATTGACCCAATCAAAGATAGTCTCCATTACAAAAGATAGGAATGGCTTTAAGTCAACAGTAGTGCTTGAGCCTCAATATATAAATTATAATTTATGCATTGGATGCGGGAAGTGTATGGAGGTATGTCCTCTTAATGAGAGTGAGAATCCTCCGCTAATGCGAACACCCTCTTACTGCCCATCCCGTGCACTTGAACTAGACAAAAGGATGCTCAGCTCATGCAGAATAGAATGTCCATTAAATATCAATGTACAGGCTTATATGGCAATGATTGCAGCTCATCGTTTTGATGAGGCCCTTGCAATTATCAGGCAGGATAATCCTCTTCCAGGAATATGCGGCAGGGTATGTCATCATCCCTGTGAAGTGTCATGCCGAAGAGGTGAATTGGACGATGCTGTTGCCATACGGGCATTAAAGCGTTTTCTTGCAGATTATGAGGCGAGGATCGACCATCCCAAGCTTACAATGATAGATCAACCACGGCGATCTGAGCGCGTTGCTGTAATTGGTTCTGGTCCTGGTGGATTAACCGCTGCCTATCATCTTAATTGTGCTGGTTTTCCTGTCACCGTATTTGAAGCACTTTCAGAGCCTGGCGGCATGCTGCGGTATGGAATAAATGCATTTCGACTACCAAGATCGATCCTGAAAGCTGAAATAGATGCCATTATAGATACAGGGGTGGATATTAAGATAAATAGCAGAGTTGAATCAGTTGAATATCTTTTTGATCAGGGATACAGCGCTGTGTTGCTATGTATCGGGGCGCACTGTGATTTAAAGATGAATATTCCAGGTGAGGATGCGCTAGGCGTATTAGGTGCTGTGAAGATGCTTCGGACTCTTAATCTGGGAGAGAGGGTTGAAATTGGCAGGCATACTGCTGTCATCGGTGGGGGCAATTCAGCGATAGATGCGGCAAGAACGGCTATTAGGCTTGGTTCGGAGAGTGTGACCATATATTATCGAAGAGAAAGATCGGATATGCCAGCTGATGAGAATGAGATTATTGCAGCGGAAGAGGAGGGTGTACATTTTGAATTTCTTGTCTTGCCTGTGAGAATGCTTATGGGGAATGGGAGGATTAGTGCTCTTGAGGTTATACGCATGCAACCTGGAGAACCTGACAAAAGCGGAAGAAGACGGCCGGAGCCAATTAAGGGTTCAGAGCATATAGTTAATGTTGATACAGTTATCACAGCCATCGGTCAGCGATCACATTTAGTGGATGAAGGTCTTGCAGGTAAGATTCAAACAGACGACCGAGGTAGGATATCTGTTGATGCGCGGTCATGCACCTCCTGGGAGGGAGTTTTCGCTGCAGGAGATGCTGTGACAGGGCCTTTGACTGTAATCGAGTCCATGGCAGGGGGTAGGCGTGCGGCTTATTGCATAATAGAGTATCTCACTAAAGAGCCTGTTGATGATACTGAACTTACTGCCAGTTCACGCGGAGTTGGCGATTATATAAATATTTCTGAAAAAATTTTAACACAGAGGCGACCGGAACCTGCCCAGCGTCAACCGAAAGTTAGACGTAACGATTTTGAGGAAGTAGAATTTGGATTAACTGAAGAACAGGCCATAGTAGAGGCAAAGAGGTGTCTTCAATGCGGATTATGCTGTGAATGCCGTGCCTGTGAAACTGCCTGCGGTGAAATTAGCGCAATTGATCATTTCGTAAAACCTAAGAAGGTCCGAATCCTCAGTCCGGGCATCATCATTGCTGATGAGGATGAGATGAATCATTTGTCTTTAGACTATTCTGAAGGAATTTATCATATTGACGAAGATATTGAGAAAAATGATCTATTAAACCTAATGATTGCTGGTAGTTCATTAGCAGGTCAAGCAATGGTAAGAGCAGCAAACCTACGTGAATCAGCAATACAAAAAATAGGTTATGAACATGATGTGCCAAGGATTTTAGACATAGGGGTTTTCCTATGCACATGCAACGGTACTATGGCTTCCCCTGTAGTATTAAATCAGATCATGGATATGTTAGCGAAGATACCTCAGGTAAAACATAGCGAACTTATCGTTTCATGCTGCCATCCAAAGGGAGCTGAGCGTATAGCAAAATCTTTTAAGAAACATAGACTCACCAGGGGAATTGTCGCCTCCTGTGTCTGCTGTCCTCTTGAGTTTCAATGCATTTCATGTAATGATCAGCGAACGCGTGCACGAATACATCTTTTTGACACCCTCAAGCTTGAACGAAGCCAGTTTGAAATGATTAACCTAAAGGATAATCTCAACATAGGGAATCTGACTATTGATGAAATGATGGAATTTTCACGCGATATGCTCCGCAATGCCTTTATTAGGACAAATTACAGAGAAAAATTACATCAGGGCTTTACTGAAATCAGCAATAATATACTGATACTCGGTGGATCGGAAATTGGCATCAACTGTGCAATTAATCTTGATCAGCAGGATTTTCGAGTACGTTTGGTTCATCAATGCAGACTTGCTAAAGATGTAATGCTACCGGAAGAAATTACAGATCGAAGATTAGATATGGACTTTGGCAGATCAATTGATCATGTCAAGGAAGCCGTTATTGAAGAAATAAAAGGGCACATTGGCGATTTTACAGTTATATATAATCAAAATGGCAAACAGGGACGTTGGCAAGCGGATATGATTTGCCTAACGGACAACCATCTCCTCTCATTAGCTATACAGGAGGAGATGATGGGATTGAAAAAAATATATCGTTATAATTTTTCTTTTTTTCATACGCCACAACCCGGTTTTTATAGGATTCATTCAAGGACATTGGAGAGGATCAATGCCCCTGGAATAGGCACAGCGTTGGCTGCGCAGGTTGCAAAAGCCTCAGTTGAATCCTTCTTAAAGGATCATGAACTCAGTCCTAGGATAGATGTTGAGCTTTGCAGGGGTTGCGGTCGCTGCAAGGATATATGTCCCTTTGGCGCAATAAAGATGGTAGCCGGGCCGGATGGTATATATCATTCAGAAATCCTTCGTCATAACTGTGTTGGTTGTGGTGGATGCGTGGGGCGATGTCCTGTTACTGCCATGGATATGCCCTATTACTCAAATAAGCTGTTGACTGAAGTCTTTACGCGTACATTAAATTGGGAGCAGGATAATGAAAAGAGCTAA
- a CDS encoding hydrogenase iron-sulfur subunit: protein MKRANLLGICCNWSPWACYNAACMAGMIMPPNLRIKRVMCIGRINQALILRAFEYGADGVVILECKDEDCRYGPGPEVGHSNVARARRILRLIGIGQKRLIERSFLAHEKEEMVAALWEFSREIESMGQNPAKPKQEREAS from the coding sequence ATGAAAAGAGCTAATCTGCTAGGAATTTGCTGCAATTGGAGCCCATGGGCCTGCTATAATGCAGCCTGCATGGCAGGGATGATTATGCCTCCAAACTTACGAATTAAACGAGTGATGTGTATTGGTAGAATAAATCAGGCTTTAATTCTTAGAGCATTTGAATATGGTGCAGATGGGGTTGTCATTCTTGAATGCAAGGATGAAGATTGCCGGTATGGACCAGGCCCTGAGGTGGGACATTCAAATGTAGCAAGGGCGCGTAGAATTTTACGACTGATAGGTATTGGTCAAAAAAGGCTTATTGAGAGGAGTTTCCTCGCACATGAGAAGGAGGAAATGGTTGCAGCTTTATGGGAATTTTCTCGAGAAATAGAAAGCATGGGTCAGAACCCAGCTAAACCAAAACAGGAGCGTGAAGCATCGTGA